The Arachis duranensis cultivar V14167 chromosome 2, aradu.V14167.gnm2.J7QH, whole genome shotgun sequence genome has a window encoding:
- the LOC107473835 gene encoding uncharacterized protein LOC107473835 — protein sequence MTIPKTVKEVQQLAGRIAALSRFLPAVANRSYHFFQIFSKGKKFAWTDKYENSFTELKQLLTSPPILQRLETGKPLYLYLSVSNHAISSVLVTETKRKQSPVYFISRVLQPTETRYPRIERLALALITTARRLRHYFQSHTIIVRTDQPLRQILTRPELAGRLIKWSVELSEFDIQYESRKTLKSQVLADFISEMTNDTHNTEVSWSIHVDGASNKEGSGAGILLKEGNKVVAEQSLQFRFNASNNQAEYEALLAGLKLALQLQIPRITAYYDSSLVVHQIKGEFQVKDPLLEKYWLITKDLISKFKEFDIIHVNREQNTKADVLSKLATTRQAENTSALSQLTLDKPSFEQDTILSITQVPDWRTPFFEYINAGTIPNDEPNLPLFRRKASFYTVLGNTLTNRILLADDETGLHLQSQGM from the coding sequence ATGACGATCCCAAAGACGGTAAAAGAAGTCCAACAACTAGCAGGGCGAATAGCTGCCTTATCTCGTTTCCTACCTGCAGTGGCAAACCGATCTTATCATTTTTTCCAAATATTCTCCAAAGGCAAGAAATTTGCATGGACAGACAAATATGAGAACTCATTTACTGAACTCAAACAGCTCTTAACATCACCACCAATCCTCCAAAGGCTTGAGACAGGTAAACCATTGTACTTATATTTATCAGTATCTAACCATGCTATAAGCTCGGTTTTAGTaacagaaacaaaaagaaagcaaagcccAGTATACTTCATCAGTAGGGTGCTACAACCAACAGAAACACGGTACCCGAGAATAGAACGACTGGCGCTAGCACTAATCACAACAGCAAGAAGACTGCGGCACTATTTCCAGAGCCACACAATCATAGTACGAACGGACCAACCACTAAGGCAGATACTAACCAGACCCGAGCTCGCCGGCAGATTAATAAAATGGTCGGtcgagctctccgagttcgacaTTCAGTACGAATCAAGAAAAACACTGAAGTCACAAGTGCTAGCCGACTTTATATCAGAGATGACCAATGACACACATAATACAGAAGTCAGTTGGAGCATACATGTGGATGGAGCGTCCAACAAAGAAGGCAGTGGAGCGGGGATACTACTCAAGGAAGGAAACAAAGTGGTGGCCGAGCAATCACTGCAGTTCCGCTTCAACGCAAGCAACAATCAGGCGGAATACGAAGCCCTACTTGCTGGACTAAAGCTCGCCCTACAACTACAAATACCCCGAATAACAGCCTACTACGACTCTTCACTAGTGGTACATCAAATAAAGGGCGAATTCCAGGTAAAAGATCCTTTGTTAGAGAAATATTGGCTCATAACAAAGgatctaatttcaaaatttaaagaatttgaTATTATCCATGTAAACCGAGAACAAAACACCAAGGCCGATGTGTTATCCAAGTTAGCCACAACTCGGCAAGCCGAAAACACATCGGCACTATCCCAGCTAACACTTGACAAACCAAGTTTTGAACAGGATACAATTTTGAGTATCACACAGGTCCCAGATTGGCGAACACCTTTTTTCGAATACATCAATGCAGGCACCATTCCAAATGATGAGCCAAACTTGCCGCTCTTCAGAAGAAAAGCAAGTTTCTATACAGTGCTCGGAAACACCCTTACGAACAGGATATTATTGGCCGACGATGAAACGGGACTGCACCTCCAAAGTCAAGGCATGTGA